From Balaenoptera acutorostrata chromosome 8, mBalAcu1.1, whole genome shotgun sequence, the proteins below share one genomic window:
- the GLB1L gene encoding beta-galactosidase-1-like protein isoform X2: MAPKKLLCLPSLLLPLLTLLLPQADTRSFVVDPDHDRFLLDGAPFRYVSGSLHYFRVPRVLWADRLFKMRMSGLNAVQFYVPWNYHEPEPGVYKFNGSRDLFAFLKEATLANLLVILRPGPYICAEWEMGGLPAWLLRKPKIHLRTSDPDFLAAVDSWFKVLLPKIHPWLYHNGGNIISIQVENEYGSYRACDMSYMRHLAGLFRALLGDKILLFTTDGPEGLKCGSLQGLYTTIDFGPADNMTKIFALLRKYEPRGPLVNSEYYTGWLDYWGQNHSTRSVPAVTKGLENMLKLGASVNMYMYHGGTNFGYWNGADEKGRFLSITTSYDYDAPISEAGDPTPKLFAIRNVISKFQEVPLGPLPPPSPKMTLGPLSLHLDGNLLAFLDFLCPQGPIHSILPMTFEAVNQVFQGVLERNMKRNLFLTGKKGAKLDVLLENMGRLSFGSNSSDFKGLLEPPVLGQTVLTQWLMFPLKVDNLVKWWFPNQLQKSSHPQTPSGPTFYSTTFPILGSGGDTFLFLPGWTKGQVWINGFNLGRYWTKRGPQQTLYVPRPLLFPRGALNKITLLELENVPLQPQIQFLDRPILNSTVHKTYIYSLSAESASERMELSGH, encoded by the exons GCAGACACTCGGTCGTTTGTAGTGGATCCGGATCATGACAGATTCCTCCTGGATGGGGCCCCGTTCCGCTACGTGTCTGGCAGCCTGCACTACTTTCGGGTACCGCGGGTGCTTTGGGCAGACCGGCTTTTCAAGATGCGAATGAGTGGCCTCAACGCCGTACAGTT TTATGTGCCCTGGAACTACCACGAGCCGGAGCCTGGGGTCTATAAATTTAATGGCAGCCGTGACCTCTTTGCATTTCTGAAAGAGGCAACTTTAGCGAACCTGTTGGTCATACTGAGACCAGGACCTTACATCTGTGCAGAGTGGGAGATG GGGGGTCTCCCAGCCTGGTTGCTTCGAAAACCTAAAATTCATCTGAGAACCTCAGATCCAG ACTTCCTTGCCGCAGTGGACTCCTGGTTCAAGGTCTTGCTGCCCAAGATACATCCATGGCTCTACCACAATGGGGGCAACATCATTAGCATTCAG GTGGAGAATGAATACGGTAGCTACAGGGCCTGCGACATGAGCTACATGAGACACCTGGCTGGGCTCTTCCGTGCACTGCTTGGAGACAAGATCTTGCTCTTCACCACAGATGGCCCTGAAGGCCTCAAATGTGGCTCCCTCCAGGGACTCTATACCACTATAGATTTTGGCCCAG CTGACAACATGACCAAAATCTTTGCCCTGCTTCGGAAGTATGAACCCCGCGGGCCATTG GTGAACTCTGAGTACTACACAGGCTGGCTGGATTACTGGGGCCAGAATCACTCCACACGCTCCGTACCAGCTGTAACCAAAGGACTAGAGAACATGCTAAAGTTGGGAGCCAGTGTGAACAT GTACATGTACCATGGAGGCACCAACTTTGGATACTGGAATG GTGCTGATGAGAAGGGACGCTTTCTTTCAATCACTACCAGCTACGACTACGATGCACCCATATCTGAAGCAGGGGACCCCACACCTAAGCTTTTTGCTATTCGAAATGTCATCAGCAAG TTCCAGGAAGTTCCCTTGGGACCTttacctccccccagccccaagaTGACACTTGGACCTTTGAGCCTACACCTG GATGGGAATTTGCTGGCTTTCCTAGacttcctatgcccccaagggCCCATCCACTCAATCCTGCCAATGACCTTTGAGGCTGTCAACCAG GTGTTTCAGGGTGTTTTGGAACGAAACATGAAACGCAACCTATTTTTGACGGGGAAAAAGGGGGCCAAACTGGATGTCTTGCTGGAGAACATGGGGAGGCTCAGTTTCGGGTCTAACAGCAGTGACTTCAAG GGCCTACTGGAGCCACCAGTTCTGGGGCAAACAGTCCTTACCCAGTGGCTGATGTTCCCTCTGAAAGTTGATAATCTTGTAAAGTGGTGGTTTCCCAACCAGTTGCAGAAAAGCTCACATCCTCAAACTCCCTCTGGCCCCACCTTCTACTCTACAACCTTCCCAATTTTAGGCTCAGGCGGGGACACATTTCTCTTTCTACCTGGATGGACCAAG ggcCAAGTCTGGATCAATGGGTTTAACTTGGGCCGCTACTGGACAAAGAGGGGGCCACAACAGACCCTCTACGTGCCAAGACCCCTGCTGTTTCCTAGGGGAGCCCTCAACAAAATCACGTTGCTGGAGCTAGAAAATGTGCCTCTTCAGCCCCAAATCCAATTCCTGGATAGGCCTATCCTCAATAGCACTGTGCATAAGACATACATCTATTCCCTCTCAGCTGAAAGTGCCTCTGAACGGATGGAGTTAAGTGGGCACTGA
- the ATG9A gene encoding autophagy-related protein 9A — protein MAQFDTEYQRLEASYSDSPPGEEDLLVHVPEGSKSPWHHIENLDLFFSRVYNLHQKNGFTCMLIGEIFELMQFLFVVAFTTFLVSCVDYDILFANKMVNHSLHPTEPVKVTLPDAFLPAQVCSARIQENGSLITILVIAGVFWVHRLIKFIYNICCYWEIHSFYLHALRIPMSALPYCTWQEVQARIVQTQKEHQICIHKRELTELDIYHRILRFQNYMVALVNKSLLPLRFRLPGLGEVVFFTRGLKYNFELILFWGPGSLFLNEWSLKAEYKRGGQRLELAQRLSNRILWIGIANFLLCPLILIWQILYAFFSYAEVLKREPGALGARCWSLYGRCYLRHFNELEHELQSRLNRGYKPASKYMNCFLSPLLTLLAKNCAFFAGSILAVLIALTIYDEDVLAVEHVLTTVTLLGVTVTVCRSFIPDQHMVFCPEQLLRVILAHIHYMPDHWQGNAHRSQTRDEFAQLFQYKAVFILEELLSPIVTPLILIFCLRPRALEIIDFFRNFTVEVVGVGDTCSFAQMDVRQHGHPQWLSGGQTEASVYQQAEDGKTELSLMHFAITNPGWQPPRESTAFLGFLKEQVQRDGAAAGLAQGGLLPENALFTSIQSLQSESEPLSLIANVVAGSSCRGPPLPRDLQGSRHRAEVASALRSFSPLQPGQAPTGRAPSTMTGSGVDARTASSGSSVWEGQLQSLVLSEYASTEMSLHALYMHQLHKQQAQAEPERHVWHRRESDESGESAPEEGGEGARGPQPIPRSASYPCAAPRPGAPETTALQGGFQRRYGGITDPGTVPRAPSHFSRLPLGGWAEDGQSASRHPEPVPEEGSEDELPPQVHKV, from the exons ATGGCGCAGTTTGACACTGAATACCAGCGCCTAGAGGCCTCCTACAGCGATTCACCCCCCGGGGAGGAGGACCTGTTGGTGCATGTCCCTGAGGGGAGCAAGT CACCTTGGCACCACATCGAAAACCTTGACCTCTTCTTCTCTCGA GTTTATAATCTACACCAGAAGAATGGCTTCACTTGTATGCTCATCGGGGAGATCTTTGAGCTCAT GCAGTTCCTCTTTGTGGTTGCCTTCACCACCTTCCTGGTCAGCTGTGTGGACTACGACATCCTATTTGCCAACAAGATGGTGAACCACAGTCTTCACCCTACCGAGCCTGTCAAGGTTACTCTGCCAGATGCCTTTCTGCCTGCCCAAGTCTGTAGTGCCAG GATTCAGGAAAATGGCTCCCTTATCACCATCCTCGTCATTGCTGGTGTCTTCTGGGTTCACCGGCTCATCAAGTTCATCTATAACATTTGCTGCTACTGGGAGATCCACTCCTTCTACCTGCATGCTCTGCGCATCCCCATG TCTGCACTTCCATACTGCACGTGGCAAGAAGTACAGGCCCGGATTGTGCAGACCCAGAAGGAGCACCAGATCTGCATCCACAAGCGTGAGCTAACAGAGCTGGACATCTACCACCGCATCCTCCGTTTCCAGAACTACATGGTGGCACTGGTTAACAAATCCCTCCTGCCTCTGCGCTTCCGCCTGCCTGGTCTCGGGGAGGTTGTCTTCTTCACTCGCGGCCTCAAGTACAACTTCGAGCTGATCCTCTTTTGGGGACCTGGCTCTCTGTTTCTCAATGAATGGAGCCTCAAGGCTGAGTACAAACGTGGGGGACAACGGCTTGAGCTGGCCCAGCGTCTCAGCAACCGCATCCTGTGGATTGGCATCGCCAACTTCCTGCTGTGCCCCCTCATCCTCATCTGGCAGATCCTCTATGCCTTTTTCAGTTACGCCGAGGTGCTGAAGCGGGAGCCAGGGGCCCTGGGAGCACGTTGCTGGTCGCTCTACGGCCGCTGCTACCTCCGCCACTTCAACGAGCTGGAGCACGAGCTACAGTCCCGCCTCAACCGAGGCTACAAGCCCGCATCCAAGTACATGAATTGCTTCTTGTCACCTCTGCTGACACTGCTGGCCAAGAACTGCGCCTTCTTTGCTGGCTCCATCCTGGCCGTGCTTATTGCCCTCACCATCTACGACGAAGACGTGTTGGCTGTGGAACATGTCCTCACCACTGTCACGCTCCTGGGGGTCACCGTGACCGTGTGCAG GTCCTTTATTCCGGACCAGCACATGGTGTTCTGCCCTGAGCAGCTGCTCCGCGTGATCCTCGCTCACATCCACTACATGCCTGACCACTGGCAGGGTAATGCCCACCGCTCGCAGACCCGGGACGAGTTTGCCCAGCTCTTCCAGTACAAGGCA GTGTTCATCTTGGAGGAGTTACTGAGCCCCATTGTCACACCCCTCATCCTCATCTTCTGCCTGCGCCCACGGGCCCTGGAGATTATAGACTTCTTCCGCAATTTCACCGTGGAGGTCGTTGGTGTTGGAGATACCTGCTCCTTCGCTCAGATGGACGTTCGCCAGCATGGGCACCCCCAG TGGCTATCCGGTGGGCAGACGGAGGCCTCAGTGTACCAGCAAGCCGAGGATGGGAAGACAGAGTTGTCGCTCATGCACTTTGCCATCACCAACCCCGGCTGGCAGCCACCACGTGAGAGCACGGCCTTCCTAGGTTTCCTCAAGGAGCAAGTTCAGCGGGACGGAGCAGCTGCAGGCCTTGCCCAAGGGGGTCTGCTCCCGGAAAATGCCCTCTTTACGTCCATCCAGTCCTTACAATCTGAGTCTGAG CCTCTGAGCCTTATTGCAAATGTGGTAGCTGGCTCATCCTGCCGGGGCCCCCCACTGCCCAGAGACCTGCAGGGCTCCAGGCACAGGGCTGAAGTCGCCTCTGCCCTGCGCTCCTTCTCCCCTCTGCAGCCTGGTCAGGCTCCCACAGGCCGGGCTCCCAGCACCATGACAGGCTCTGG ggtggatGCCAGGACAGCCAGCTCCGGGAGCAGTGTGTGGGAAGGACAGCTGCAGAGCCTGGTGCTGTCGGAATATGCATCCACTGAGATGAGCCTGCATGCCCTCTATATGCACCAG CTCCACAAGCAGCAGGCCCAGGCTGAACCTGAGCGGCATGTGTGGCACCGCCGGGAGAGTGATGAGAGTGGGGAGAGTGCCCCCGAAGAGGGGGGAGAGGGTGCCCGGGGCCCCCAGCCTATCCCCCGCTCCGCCAGCTATCCCTGTGCTGCACCCCGGCCTGGAGCTCCTGAGACCACTGCCCTGCAGGGGGGCTTCCAGAGGCGCTACGGAGGCATCACAG ATCCTGGAACAGTGCCCCGGGCTCCCTCTCACTTCTCTCGGCTGCCCCTTGGAGGATGGGCTGAAGATGGGCAGTCAGCATCAaggcacccagagcccgtgcctgaagagggctcagaggatgAGCTTCCCCCTCAGGTGCACAAG GTATAG
- the GLB1L gene encoding beta-galactosidase-1-like protein isoform X1, translated as MAPKKLLCLPSLLLPLLTLLLPQADTRSFVVDPDHDRFLLDGAPFRYVSGSLHYFRVPRVLWADRLFKMRMSGLNAVQFYVPWNYHEPEPGVYKFNGSRDLFAFLKEATLANLLVILRPGPYICAEWEMGGLPAWLLRKPKIHLRTSDPDFLAAVDSWFKVLLPKIHPWLYHNGGNIISIQVENEYGSYRACDMSYMRHLAGLFRALLGDKILLFTTDGPEGLKCGSLQGLYTTIDFGPADNMTKIFALLRKYEPRGPLVNSEYYTGWLDYWGQNHSTRSVPAVTKGLENMLKLGASVNMYMYHGGTNFGYWNGADEKGRFLSITTSYDYDAPISEAGDPTPKLFAIRNVISKFQEVPLGPLPPPSPKMTLGPLSLHLDGNLLAFLDFLCPQGPIHSILPMTFEAVNQDHGYMLYRTYLTHTVSEPTQFWVPNNGVHDRAYVMVDGVFQGVLERNMKRNLFLTGKKGAKLDVLLENMGRLSFGSNSSDFKGLLEPPVLGQTVLTQWLMFPLKVDNLVKWWFPNQLQKSSHPQTPSGPTFYSTTFPILGSGGDTFLFLPGWTKGQVWINGFNLGRYWTKRGPQQTLYVPRPLLFPRGALNKITLLELENVPLQPQIQFLDRPILNSTVHKTYIYSLSAESASERMELSGH; from the exons GCAGACACTCGGTCGTTTGTAGTGGATCCGGATCATGACAGATTCCTCCTGGATGGGGCCCCGTTCCGCTACGTGTCTGGCAGCCTGCACTACTTTCGGGTACCGCGGGTGCTTTGGGCAGACCGGCTTTTCAAGATGCGAATGAGTGGCCTCAACGCCGTACAGTT TTATGTGCCCTGGAACTACCACGAGCCGGAGCCTGGGGTCTATAAATTTAATGGCAGCCGTGACCTCTTTGCATTTCTGAAAGAGGCAACTTTAGCGAACCTGTTGGTCATACTGAGACCAGGACCTTACATCTGTGCAGAGTGGGAGATG GGGGGTCTCCCAGCCTGGTTGCTTCGAAAACCTAAAATTCATCTGAGAACCTCAGATCCAG ACTTCCTTGCCGCAGTGGACTCCTGGTTCAAGGTCTTGCTGCCCAAGATACATCCATGGCTCTACCACAATGGGGGCAACATCATTAGCATTCAG GTGGAGAATGAATACGGTAGCTACAGGGCCTGCGACATGAGCTACATGAGACACCTGGCTGGGCTCTTCCGTGCACTGCTTGGAGACAAGATCTTGCTCTTCACCACAGATGGCCCTGAAGGCCTCAAATGTGGCTCCCTCCAGGGACTCTATACCACTATAGATTTTGGCCCAG CTGACAACATGACCAAAATCTTTGCCCTGCTTCGGAAGTATGAACCCCGCGGGCCATTG GTGAACTCTGAGTACTACACAGGCTGGCTGGATTACTGGGGCCAGAATCACTCCACACGCTCCGTACCAGCTGTAACCAAAGGACTAGAGAACATGCTAAAGTTGGGAGCCAGTGTGAACAT GTACATGTACCATGGAGGCACCAACTTTGGATACTGGAATG GTGCTGATGAGAAGGGACGCTTTCTTTCAATCACTACCAGCTACGACTACGATGCACCCATATCTGAAGCAGGGGACCCCACACCTAAGCTTTTTGCTATTCGAAATGTCATCAGCAAG TTCCAGGAAGTTCCCTTGGGACCTttacctccccccagccccaagaTGACACTTGGACCTTTGAGCCTACACCTG GATGGGAATTTGCTGGCTTTCCTAGacttcctatgcccccaagggCCCATCCACTCAATCCTGCCAATGACCTTTGAGGCTGTCAACCAG GACCATGGGTATATGTTGTACCGGACCTACCTGACCCATACTGTTTCTGAGCCAACACAATTCTGGGTGCCAAACAATGGAGTCCATGACCGTGCCTATGTGATGGTGGATGGG GTGTTTCAGGGTGTTTTGGAACGAAACATGAAACGCAACCTATTTTTGACGGGGAAAAAGGGGGCCAAACTGGATGTCTTGCTGGAGAACATGGGGAGGCTCAGTTTCGGGTCTAACAGCAGTGACTTCAAG GGCCTACTGGAGCCACCAGTTCTGGGGCAAACAGTCCTTACCCAGTGGCTGATGTTCCCTCTGAAAGTTGATAATCTTGTAAAGTGGTGGTTTCCCAACCAGTTGCAGAAAAGCTCACATCCTCAAACTCCCTCTGGCCCCACCTTCTACTCTACAACCTTCCCAATTTTAGGCTCAGGCGGGGACACATTTCTCTTTCTACCTGGATGGACCAAG ggcCAAGTCTGGATCAATGGGTTTAACTTGGGCCGCTACTGGACAAAGAGGGGGCCACAACAGACCCTCTACGTGCCAAGACCCCTGCTGTTTCCTAGGGGAGCCCTCAACAAAATCACGTTGCTGGAGCTAGAAAATGTGCCTCTTCAGCCCCAAATCCAATTCCTGGATAGGCCTATCCTCAATAGCACTGTGCATAAGACATACATCTATTCCCTCTCAGCTGAAAGTGCCTCTGAACGGATGGAGTTAAGTGGGCACTGA
- the GLB1L gene encoding beta-galactosidase-1-like protein isoform X3: MRMSGLNAVQFYVPWNYHEPEPGVYKFNGSRDLFAFLKEATLANLLVILRPGPYICAEWEMGGLPAWLLRKPKIHLRTSDPDFLAAVDSWFKVLLPKIHPWLYHNGGNIISIQVENEYGSYRACDMSYMRHLAGLFRALLGDKILLFTTDGPEGLKCGSLQGLYTTIDFGPADNMTKIFALLRKYEPRGPLVNSEYYTGWLDYWGQNHSTRSVPAVTKGLENMLKLGASVNMYMYHGGTNFGYWNGADEKGRFLSITTSYDYDAPISEAGDPTPKLFAIRNVISKFQEVPLGPLPPPSPKMTLGPLSLHLDGNLLAFLDFLCPQGPIHSILPMTFEAVNQDHGYMLYRTYLTHTVSEPTQFWVPNNGVHDRAYVMVDGVFQGVLERNMKRNLFLTGKKGAKLDVLLENMGRLSFGSNSSDFKGLLEPPVLGQTVLTQWLMFPLKVDNLVKWWFPNQLQKSSHPQTPSGPTFYSTTFPILGSGGDTFLFLPGWTKGQVWINGFNLGRYWTKRGPQQTLYVPRPLLFPRGALNKITLLELENVPLQPQIQFLDRPILNSTVHKTYIYSLSAESASERMELSGH; this comes from the exons ATGCGAATGAGTGGCCTCAACGCCGTACAGTT TTATGTGCCCTGGAACTACCACGAGCCGGAGCCTGGGGTCTATAAATTTAATGGCAGCCGTGACCTCTTTGCATTTCTGAAAGAGGCAACTTTAGCGAACCTGTTGGTCATACTGAGACCAGGACCTTACATCTGTGCAGAGTGGGAGATG GGGGGTCTCCCAGCCTGGTTGCTTCGAAAACCTAAAATTCATCTGAGAACCTCAGATCCAG ACTTCCTTGCCGCAGTGGACTCCTGGTTCAAGGTCTTGCTGCCCAAGATACATCCATGGCTCTACCACAATGGGGGCAACATCATTAGCATTCAG GTGGAGAATGAATACGGTAGCTACAGGGCCTGCGACATGAGCTACATGAGACACCTGGCTGGGCTCTTCCGTGCACTGCTTGGAGACAAGATCTTGCTCTTCACCACAGATGGCCCTGAAGGCCTCAAATGTGGCTCCCTCCAGGGACTCTATACCACTATAGATTTTGGCCCAG CTGACAACATGACCAAAATCTTTGCCCTGCTTCGGAAGTATGAACCCCGCGGGCCATTG GTGAACTCTGAGTACTACACAGGCTGGCTGGATTACTGGGGCCAGAATCACTCCACACGCTCCGTACCAGCTGTAACCAAAGGACTAGAGAACATGCTAAAGTTGGGAGCCAGTGTGAACAT GTACATGTACCATGGAGGCACCAACTTTGGATACTGGAATG GTGCTGATGAGAAGGGACGCTTTCTTTCAATCACTACCAGCTACGACTACGATGCACCCATATCTGAAGCAGGGGACCCCACACCTAAGCTTTTTGCTATTCGAAATGTCATCAGCAAG TTCCAGGAAGTTCCCTTGGGACCTttacctccccccagccccaagaTGACACTTGGACCTTTGAGCCTACACCTG GATGGGAATTTGCTGGCTTTCCTAGacttcctatgcccccaagggCCCATCCACTCAATCCTGCCAATGACCTTTGAGGCTGTCAACCAG GACCATGGGTATATGTTGTACCGGACCTACCTGACCCATACTGTTTCTGAGCCAACACAATTCTGGGTGCCAAACAATGGAGTCCATGACCGTGCCTATGTGATGGTGGATGGG GTGTTTCAGGGTGTTTTGGAACGAAACATGAAACGCAACCTATTTTTGACGGGGAAAAAGGGGGCCAAACTGGATGTCTTGCTGGAGAACATGGGGAGGCTCAGTTTCGGGTCTAACAGCAGTGACTTCAAG GGCCTACTGGAGCCACCAGTTCTGGGGCAAACAGTCCTTACCCAGTGGCTGATGTTCCCTCTGAAAGTTGATAATCTTGTAAAGTGGTGGTTTCCCAACCAGTTGCAGAAAAGCTCACATCCTCAAACTCCCTCTGGCCCCACCTTCTACTCTACAACCTTCCCAATTTTAGGCTCAGGCGGGGACACATTTCTCTTTCTACCTGGATGGACCAAG ggcCAAGTCTGGATCAATGGGTTTAACTTGGGCCGCTACTGGACAAAGAGGGGGCCACAACAGACCCTCTACGTGCCAAGACCCCTGCTGTTTCCTAGGGGAGCCCTCAACAAAATCACGTTGCTGGAGCTAGAAAATGTGCCTCTTCAGCCCCAAATCCAATTCCTGGATAGGCCTATCCTCAATAGCACTGTGCATAAGACATACATCTATTCCCTCTCAGCTGAAAGTGCCTCTGAACGGATGGAGTTAAGTGGGCACTGA
- the ANKZF1 gene encoding LOW QUALITY PROTEIN: ankyrin repeat and zinc finger domain-containing protein 1 (The sequence of the model RefSeq protein was modified relative to this genomic sequence to represent the inferred CDS: inserted 1 base in 1 codon; substituted 3 bases at 3 genomic stop codons), translating into MSPAPAADQASVSVSLFDLKADTPVLQGLRLVSHAPGEALAQALQTSFPGSGERISPERKPLQGPLDISEKLFCSTCDQTFQNHQNREHYMLDWHQFNLKQHLKDKPLLSALDFEKQSSTGDLSSISGSEDSDLASEEDLQILDEERAEFEKPNQPRGFHPHRVLFQNAQGQFLYAYCCVLGPRQVPPEEAELLLQNLQSGGPRDCVVLVAAAGHFAGAVFQGQEVLTHKTFHRYTVQAKWGTAQGLQNARGAASHSAGANLRRYSEAVLYXDVRDLLAGPDWAKVLEKAGTILMRAPHSGRSLFFGGREAPLQRGDPRLWDIPLATHRPTFQELQRVLHKLTTLHVHGEDPRETVRLDLPQTHWKTMRERKAIEEERKVCSDENEALRRNEEAPKQGSESEGEDGSQVELELAEVTLGTLDLREFEVLPKQRRRKRSKRERNQDLEAGAQMTLSQQPQEDEAFSESATLGPSPDEAKSPGQPEFWDVLLAACRAGDXGMLTLRLAASPVDPGVLSLLSAPLGSGGFTLLHAAAAAGRDSVSDVQLIFWVFAPRPSRTQPPYTVAADKSTRNEFRRFMEKNPDAYDYSKAQVPGPLTAEMEARQAIRKREQKAARQQREERQRKRQAQKREQEEQRRFAALSDXGKGALAAERRLAAQLGAPTPQVPDPAIINVRRRXSCGTSLQGLIFPFTTFSFHSTRCLQDHRCRAGKPSS; encoded by the exons ATGTCGCCGGCTCCAGCTGCAGACCAGGCGTCTGTGTCGGTTTCCCTGTTTGACCTCAAGGCGGATACTCCGGTCCTTCAGGGCCTGCGCCTGGTGAGCCACGCTCCCGGGGAGGCTCTGGCCCAGGCTCTGCAGACTTCGTTTCCAG GTTCAGGGGAGAGAATAAGCCCAGAAAGAAAACCACTCCAGGGTCCTCTGGATATTTCAGAGAAGTTGTTTTGTTCAACCTGTGACCAGACCTTCCAGAACCACCAGAACAG GGAACATTATATGCTTGACTGGCATCAGTTTAACCTAAAGCAGCATCTCAAGGACAAGCCTCTCCTGTCTGCCCTGGACTTTGAAAAGCAGAGCTCCACAG GAGATCTTTCCAGCATCTCAGGATCAGAAGACTCGGACTTAGCCAGTGAGGAGGACTTGCAGATACTGGATGAGGAGAGGGCTGAGTTTGAGAAGCCTAACCAACCCCGAGGCTTCCACCCCCATCGGGTTCTTTTCCAGAATGCCCAGGGCCAGTTTCTTTATGCCTACTGCTGTGTCCTAGGCCCTCGCCAG GTGCCCCCAGAAGAAGCAGAACTGCTGCTACAGAACCTGCAAAGTGGAGGTCCCAGGGACTGCGTGGTGCTCGTGGCCGCCGCTGGGCACTTTGCTGGTGCTGTTTTCCAAGG ACAAGAAGTGTTGACACACAAAACCTTTCACCGCTACACAGTGCAGGCCAAGTGGGGCACAGCCCAGGGGCTTCAGAATGCCCGGGGTGCGGCTTCCCACTCTGCTGGAGCCAACCTGAGGCGCTACAGTGAAGCCGTGCTATATTAG GATGTTCGTGACCTGCTGGCAGGGCCAGACTGGGCTAAGGTGCTGGAGAAGGCTGGGACGATACTGATGCGTGCACCCCACTCTGGCCGGTCCTTGTTCTTTGGAGGCCGTGAGGCTCCCCTGCAACGTGGGGATCCCCGACTTTGGGATATCCCCCTCGCTACCCACAGACCCACCTTCCAAGAGCTACAGCGTGTGCTCCATAAGCTGACCACCTTGCATGTCCATG GCGAAGACCCCCGGGAGACAGTCAGGTTGGATTTACCTCAGACACACTGGAAGACAATGAGAGAAAGGAAGGCcattgaggaagaaagaaaggtttGCAGTGATGAAAATGAGGCACTCAGGCGGAATGAGGAAGCTCCCAAACAGG GTTCAGAGTCAGAGGGAGAGGATGGCTCCCAGGTAGAGTTGGAGCTAGCAGAGGTGACACTGGGGACGCTGGATCTTCGTGAATTTGAGGTATTGCCCaagcagaggaggagaaaaaggagtaAGAGGGAGAGAAACCAAGACCTGGAGGCTGGGGCGCAAATGACTCTTTCCCAGCAACCTCAAGAAGATGAGGCCTTTTCAGAGTCAGCCACTTTGGGGCCTTCCCCAGATGAGGCCAAGTCCCCTGGTCAGCCAGAGTTCTGGGATGTGCTTTTGGCTGCTTGCCGAGCTGGAG GGGGGATGCTGACGCTCCGGCTAGCTGCCAGCCCCGTGGACCCTGGAGTTCTGTCTCTGCTCAGTGCCCCCTTGGGCTCTGGTGGCTTCACCCTCCTGCACGCAGCTGCCGCAGCTGGGAGAGACTCAGTAA GTGATGTTCAACTCATTTTTTGGGTTTTCGCACCTAGGCCCTCCCGGACCCAGCCACCGTACACAGTTGCAGCTGACAAATCAACACGTAATGAGTTCCGGAGGTTCATGGAGAAGAATCCAGATGCTTATGATTACAGCAAAGCTCAG GTGCCAGGGCCACTGACGGCGGAAATGGAGGCGCGGCAGGCCATTCGGAAAAGGGAGCAGAAGGCAGCCCGGCAGCAGCGGGAGGAGCGGCAGCGGAAGCGGCAGGCGCAGAAGCGGGAGCAGGAAGAGCAGCGGAGATTTGCTGCCCTCAGCGACTGAGGGAAG GGAGCTCTGGCTGCAGAGCGCCGACTGGCTGCCCAGTTGGGAGCCCCTACCCCTCAGGTCCCCGACCCTGCCATCATCAACGTTCG ACGCCGCTGAAGCTGTGGGACATCCCTCCAAGGCCTCATATTCCCTTTCACTACTTTTTCTTTCCACTCCACACGCTGCCTCCAGGATCATCGCTGTCGGGCTGGGAAGCCCTCTTCCTGA